The following proteins are encoded in a genomic region of Ictalurus punctatus breed USDA103 chromosome 15, Coco_2.0, whole genome shotgun sequence:
- the smc1a gene encoding structural maintenance of chromosomes protein 1A, whose product MGYLKLIEIENFKSYKGRQIIGPFRKFTAIIGPNGSGKSNLMDAISFVLAEKTSNLRVKTLKDLIHGAPVGKPAANRACVSMVYCEDNGDERTFTRVIIGASSEYRIDSKVVGLSEYSEELEKLGILIKARNFLVFQGAVESIAMKNPKERTALFEEISRSGELAQEYDRRKKEMVKAEEDTQFNYHRKKNIAAERKEAKQEKEEAERYQRLKDEVVRANVQLQLFKLYHNESEIEKLNRELSQRNREIEKDRKKMDHIEEELKDKKRELGRMMREQQNVEKEIKEKDAELNQKRPQYIKAKENTSHKIKKLEAARKSLQNAQKMYKKRKTDMEELDREQGAVEMARQEFEERMEEEAQSQGQDLTLEENQVKQYHRLKEEASKRAATLAQELEKFNRDQKADQDRLDLEERKKVETEAKIKQKFREIEENQKRIEKLEDYIATSRQSLDEQRRMEEELTEEVELAKRRIDEINMELNQVMEQLGDARIDRQENSRQQRKAEIMESIKRLYPGSVYGRLIDLCQPTQKKYQIAVTKVLGKNMDAIIVDSEKTGRDCIQYIKEQRGEPETFLPLDYLEVKPTDEKLRELRGAKLVIDVIRYEPPHIKKALQYACGNALVCENVEDARRIAFGGPYRHKTVALDGTLFQKSGVISGGASDLKAKARRWDEKAVDKLKDKKEKLTEELKEQMKAKRKEAELRQVQSQAHGLQMRLKYSQSDLEQTKTRHLSLNMQEKSKLESELANFGPRINDIRRIIQSRERDITQLRDRMNLVEDEVFVEFCKEIGVRNIREFEEEKVKRQNEIAKKRLEFETQKTRLAIQLDYERNQLKEDQEKVMMWEQTVKKDESEIERLKKEEHRQMKIIDETMAQLQDLKNQHLTKKGEVNDKNREMEDIRKKLGSANKELTQLQKEVTAIETKLEQKRSDRRNLLQACKMQDIKLPLKSGTMDDISQEEGGSQVDESISSHKTSSSVRAKEALIEIDYSNLHDDLKDALSEEEIKIEMNTLQQRLNEQQSILQRISAPNMKAMEKLESVRDKFQETSDEFEAARKRAKKAKQAFEQIKKERFDRFNTCFESVATNIDEIYKALSRNSSAQAFLGPENPEEPYLDGINYNCVAPGKRFRPMDNLSGGEKTVAALALLFAIHSYKPAPFFVLDEIDAALDNTNIGKVANYIKDQSLQNFQAVVISLKEEFYTKADSLIGVYPEQGDCVISKVLTFDLSQYPDANPNPND is encoded by the exons atgggctATCTAAAATTAATTGAGATCGAAAATTTTAAATCGTATAAAGGCCGACAAATAATCGGACCTTTCCGCAAATTCACGGCTATAATCGGACCGAACGGCTCGG GAAAATCCAACCTGATGGATGCCATAAGTTTTGTCCTGGCAGAAAAGACCAGTAACCTCCGTGTTAAAACCCTGAAAGACCTGATCCATGGTGCGCCGGTAGGAAAGCCTGCAGCTAACCGTGCATGTGTCAGTATGGTGTACTGTGAGGATAACGGCGATGAGCGCACATTCACACGAGTTATAATCG GTGCTTCTTCTGAATACCGGATTGACAGCAAAGTGGTTGGACTCTCAGAGTACAGTGAGGAACTGGAGAAACTGGGTATCCTCATCAAGGCCAGGAACTTCCTAGTATTTCAG GGTGCCGTGGAGTCCATAGCCATGAAAAACCCCAAAGAGAGAACTGCTCTGTTTGAGGAGATCTCCCGCTCTGGGGAACTAGCTCAGGAGTACGACCGCAGGAAGAAAGAGATGGTGAAGGCAGAAGAGGACACCCAGTTCAATTACCACCGTAAGAAGAACATCGCAGCTGAGCGCAAAGAGGCCAAACAGGAGAAAGAGGAG GCTGAGCGTTACCAGAGACTGAAGGATGAGGTTGTTCGAgctaatgtacagttacagctTTTCAAGCTCTACCACAATGAGTCTGAGATTGAGAAGCTCAACCGAGAGCTGTCCCAACGCAACCGGGAGAtcgagaaagacagaaagaagatGGATCATATTGAAGAGGAGCTGAAGGACAAGAAGAGAGAACTGGGGAGGATGATGAGGGAGCAGCAGAACGTGGAGAAGGAGATAAA AGAGAAGGATGCTGAGCTGAACCAGAAACGGCCTCAGTACATCAAGGCCAAGGAGAACACCTCACACAAGATAAAGAAGCTGGAGGCGGCACGCAAGTCTCTGCAGAATGCTCAGAAGATGTACAAGAAGCGTAAAACAGACATGGAGGAGCTGGACCGAGAGCAGGGCGCTGTGGAGATGGCCAGGCAGGAGTTTGAGGAGCGCATGGAGGAGGAGGCTCAGAGTCAAGGCCAGGACCTCACTCTGGAGGAGAACCAG GTAAAGCAATACCACAGGCTGAAGGAAGAGGCGAGTAAGAGAGCAGCCACTCTGGCGCAGGAGCTGGAGAAGTTCAACCGGGATCAGAAAGCTGACCAGGACAGACTGGATCTTGAGGAGAGGAAGAAAGTGGAGACAGAG GCAAAAATCAAGCAGAAATTTAGAGAGATTGAGGAAAACCAGAAACGTATTGAGAAACTGGAAGATTACATTGCGACCAGCAG GCAGTCGTTAGATGAACAAAGGAGGATGGAAGAGGAACTGACTGAGGAAGTGGAGCTCGCTAAAAGGAGGATTGATGAGATAAACATGGAATTAAACCAG GTGATGGAGCAACTTGGGGATGCGAGAATTGACAGGCAGGAAAATAGCCGTCAACAGCGCAAAGCTGAGATCATGGAGAGCATCAAGAGGCTGTACCCTGGCTCTGTA TATGGCAGGCTTATTGACCTATGCCAGCCCACACAAAAGAAATATCAGATTGCCGTGACAAAAGTTCTGGGAAAGAACATGGATGCCATCATTGTGGACTCAGAGAAGACAGGTAGAGACTGTATCCAGTACATCAAAGAGCAAAGAGGAGAACCAGAGACTTTCCTGCCCCTGGACTACCTAGAG GTAAAACCCACAGATGAGAAATTGAGAGAGCTGCGAGGGGCCAAGCTGGTGATTGATGTGATCCGCTATGAGCCACCTCACATTAAGAAAGCCTTGCAGTATGCCTGTGGAAATGCTcttgtgtgtgagaatgtagaGGATGCACGCAGGATTGCCTTCGGAGGGCCTTACAGGCATAAG ACTGTAGCCTTGGATGGCACACTTTTCCAAAAGTCTGGGGTGATCTCTGGAGGAGCAAGTGACCTCAAAGCGAAGGCTCGACGCTGGGATGAAAAAGCCGTGGACAAACTCAAAGACAAAAAAGAGAAGCTAACTGAGGAGCTCAAG gaGCAAATGAAGGCAAAGAGGAAGGAAGCAGAGCTGAGGCAGGTGCAGTCTCAGGCCCATGGATTACAAATGAGACTGAAGTACTCTCAGAGTGACCTGGAACAGACCAAAACACGCCATCTGTCCCTCAACATGCAG GAGAAGTCAAAGTTGGAGAGCGAACTGGCAAATTTTGGACCCCGAATCAATGATATCAGGAGAATTATCCAGTCACGTGAGAGAGACATCACACAGCTGAGAGACCGCATGAACCTG GTGGAGGATGAGGTATTTGTGGAATTCTGCAAAGAGATCGGAGTGAGAAATATCCGAGAGTTTGAAGAGGAGAAAGTCAAAAGACAGAATGAAATTGCCAAAAAACG ACTTGAATTCGAGACCCAGAAGACCCGCTTAGCCATTCAGTTGGACTATGAGAGGAACCAACTGAAGGAGGACCAGGAGAAAGTGATGATGTGGGAGCAGACTGTGAAGAAGGATGAGAGTGAGATTGAAAGACTAAAGAAG GAAGAGCACAGACAGATGAAGATCATTGATGAGACCATGGCTCAGCTGCAGGACCTCAAAAACCAGCACCTGACTAAAAAAGGAGAAGTCAATGACAAGAACCGAGAGATGGAAGATATCCGCAAGAAACTAGGGTCTGCCAACAA AGAGCTGACTCAGCTCCAGAAAGAGGTGACCGCTATTGAGACGAAGCTGGAGCAGAAGCGCAGTGACAGGCGCAACCTTCTGCAGGCCTGCAAGATGCAGGACATCAAACTGCCCCTCAAATCAGGAACCATGGATGACATCAGCCAGGAAGAG GGAGGCTCCCAAGTTGATGAGTCCATCAGCAGCCACAAAACCTCCAGCTCTGTGCGTGCAAAAGAGGCCCTCATTGAAATCGACTACAGCAACTTGCATGACGACCTCAAA GACGCTTTGTCTGAGGAAGAGATCAAGATTGAGATGAACACTTTGCAGCAGAGGCTGAACGAGCAGCAGAGCATCCTCCAGCGCATCAGCGCTCCCAACATGAAGGCCATGGAGAAGCTGGAGAGCGTCAGGGACAAGTTCCAGGAGACCAGTGATG AGTTTGAAGCAGCACGAAAGAGAGCTAAGAAGGCCAAGCAGGCATTTGAGCAAATTAAGAAGGAGAGGTTCGACCGATTTAATACCTGTTTCGAGTCTGTTGCCACCAATATTGACGAAATCTACAAAGCCCTCTCTCGTAACAGCAGCGCACAG GCATTCCTAGGCccagagaaccctgaggaaccaTACTTGGATGGGATCAATTACAATTGTGTGGCCCCGGGAAAGAGATTCAGGCCAATGGACAACCTGTCTGGAGGTGAGAAGACTGTGGCAGCGCTCGCTCTGCTTTTCGCCATTCACAG CTACAAGCCTGCTCCTTTTTTTGTCCTCGATGAGATCGATGCTGCGCTTGATAACACGAACATTGGCAAG GTGGCCAATTACATAAAAGACCAGTCACTCCAAAACTTCCAGGCAGTCGTTATTTCACTGAAAGAAGAGTTTTACACCAAGGCTGATTCTCTCATAGGAGTTTAtcctgag CAAGGAGACTGTGTCATCAGCAAGgtgctgacctttgacctctccCAGTATCCTGATGCCAATCCAAATCCTAACGACTGA